The Bubalus kerabau isolate K-KA32 ecotype Philippines breed swamp buffalo chromosome X, PCC_UOA_SB_1v2, whole genome shotgun sequence genome has a segment encoding these proteins:
- the LOC129638923 gene encoding LOW QUALITY PROTEIN: V-type proton ATPase subunit C 2-like (The sequence of the model RefSeq protein was modified relative to this genomic sequence to represent the inferred CDS: substituted 1 base at 1 genomic stop codon): MSEFWLISAPRDKENLQALERMNTVTSKSNLSYNTKFTIPDFKVGTLDSLVGLSDELAKLGIFAESLIRRMAQSVVEVMEDAKGKVQENLLANGVDLTSFVTHFEWDVAKYPVKQPLVSVVDILAKQLAQIEIDLKSRTAAYNTLKTNLENLEKKSMGNLFTWTLSDIVSKEDFVLDSEYLITLLVIVPKPSCVQWQKTYESLSDMVVPRSTKLIAEDKEGGLFTVTLFRKVIDDFKTKAKENKFTVQEFYYDEKEIKREREEMTXLLSDKKQQYQTSCVALKKGSSTFPDHKVKVTPLGNPDRPAAGQSDRERKNEGQGEGLLLRWLKVHFSEAFVAWIHIKALRVFVESVLRYGLPVNFQAVLLQPHKKSCTKRLRQVLDSVVRHLDEVAAASILDASVEIPGLQLSNQDYFPYVYFHIDLSLLD, from the coding sequence ATGTCGGAGTTTTGGTTAATTTCTGCCCCCAGAGATAAGGAAAATTTACAAGCCCTGGAGAGGATGAACACAGTAACCTCCAAGTCTAACCTGTCTTATAACACCAAATTCACGATTCCTGACTTCAAGGTGGGGACCTTGGATTCCCTTGTCGGCCTCTCTGATGAGCTGGCGAAGCTTGGTATCTTTGCTGAAAGTCTCATAAGGAGAATGGCCCAGAGCGTGGTGGAAGTGATGGAAGATGCCAAGGGAAAGGTCCAGGAGAACCTTCTGGCCAACGGAGTTGACCTAACGTCCTTTGTGACCCACTTCGAATGGGACGTGGCCAAGTATCCCGTGAAGCAGCCACTGGTGAGCGTGGTGGACATTCTGGCAAAGCAACTGGCACAGATCGAGATAGACCTGAAGTCCCGAACAGCTGCCTACAACACTCTGAAGACAAACCTAGAGAATCTGGAGAAGAAATCTATGGGAAACCTCTTCACTTGGACCCTGAGCGACATTGTGAGCAAAGAAGACTTCGTGCTGGATTCTGAGTACCTGATCACACTGCTGGTCATTGTCCCCAAGCCGAGTTGCGTACAATGGCAAAAAACCTATGAATCCCTCTCAGATATGGTGGTCCCAAGGTCAACCAAGTTGATCGCTGAGGACAAGGAGGGCGGCCTCTTCACCGTGACTCTGTTTCGAAAAGTGATCGATGATTTCAAAACCAAAGCCAAAGAGAATAAGTTCACTGTACAAGAATTTTactatgatgaaaaagaaattaaaagggaaagggaagagatGACCTGATTGCTGTCGGATAAGAAGCAACAATATCAAACTTCCTGTGTTGCTCTTAAAAAGGGATCATCCACCTTCCCGGACCACAAGGTTAAGGTAACCCCACTAGGGAACCCTGATAGGCCCGCTGCGGGGCAGagtgacagagagagaaagaatgagggCCAGGGTGAGGGCCTGCTGCTGCGATGGCTCAAGGTCCACTTCAGCGAAGCCTTTGTTGCCTGGATCCACATCAAGGCACTGAGAGTATTTGTGGAGTCTGTGCTCAGGTATGGACTGCCAGTGAACTTCCAGGCGGTTCTCCTCCAGCCTCATAAGAAGTCATGCACCAAACGTTTACGACAGGTTCTGGACTCCGTCGTCAGGCATCTGGATGAAGTTGCAGCTGCAAGTATATTGGATGCATCCGTGGAGATCCCTGGACTCCAACTCAGCAACCAAGACTACTTTCCTTACGTCTACTTCCACATCGACCTTAGTCTTCTCGACTAG